TTCCGAGCCTTCCGCGGTCGCAGCCTTCGGAACTGCACCGTGGTCGAGCAACAGGGAAATCACGTTTGACCCTGTTATCGTACATTCGAACAAATCCCGCTCGTCGTCTCCTGTGACGTGTCGAATGTCGTTAATGACGAGTGATTGGTCGGAAAACGAGACCACCGATTCCGGAGTGGTCCCCTCCGTCGTGAAAAATAGCCGAAGTGTATCATCCGTCTCGCGGATGACGCTCTCGAACTCGAAGCGACAGTCGGCCATCTGAACGAACTTGATGAGCGTGAACTGCGGGTCGCACACTCGAAACTCCAATTCGACGGCACTGTCGCTGACTAGTGCTTTTTTGCTCTCGACGGCGTTGATGGCGTACCCGGCACCTTTCCCAATATCTTCGAGCAGTGCTTGTTCCGCGTCGTTGAACACGTCCGGGTTGCCAGTGTAGACGGTGAGGACGCCGTAGACGCTTCCACCGTAAATGAGCGGAACGCTAACCGCGGCCCTGTATCCTCTCTTCAGGGCTTCCTGTCGCCATGTTTCGTACGGTGGGTTGCCGAGCAAGTCGTCGTCGATTGCCGGCTCTCGTGTCCGAACTGCCCGCCACGCGGTCGTTTGGGCGGTTTCGCTGTTCGTCTCCGAGAGTTCGTCGAGAAATGTCTGTTCGTCTCCGACCCACGTTCGTCCGGTGAGTTCGTCGGTCGTCGCGTCGTACTCGCCGATCCATGCGAACCGATACGGGGACGAGTTCGTCAACCGTTTACAGACGTCGTATTCGATATCGCTCCGAGTATCCGCTTCGACGAGTGCGACGAGGATGTCTCGAATCACCGCTTCTCGACGTTGGGTGCGTTCGAGCGCCGTCTCCGTTTCCGATAGCGCCGCCTCTTGCGTGGTGAGTTCCCACTCGCGGTCGAGACGGGTGAACGCCGTTTCGGCGTTCGAAATTACCATCTCAACCAACGTCGCCTTCGTTCTGTTGGCGTCGGTCTGCGTCTCCTCGGCGACTATCAACGCTCCGTGCCGACCGAGTGGAAAGGCGATCTGACGAGTATCGTTCGCTTCGTCGTTACTGTACTCGGTACGCCGTTCGCCCTCCAGAAAGGCTCGCCAGCCCAATCCACCGTCGGTGTCGAACAGCCGTTCGTCGGGTTCGGAGACGCCTTCCCACGCAACCGGCCGAAGCGCGCCTTGTTCGCTATCGTATCGCGCGACGATAGCGGCCGAGTAGTCGAGGTCCGACTGTGCTATGTCGACGGTCATCTCGGCCACTCGGTCTTCCGTTTCGGCGTCCATCAGCCGTTTCAGTGAATCCTGTACCGCCGAGAGCCGCTTGCGATGACGTATCCGATTCCCGAGACGGTTTACCCGCTGTACTAACGCCTGTCCCTCGCCTGTGAAAGGAATCCACTCCGCTAACTCCCTGTCGAGAACGTCTCGGACGGTCTCGTCCACCCTCTCGGATACGAGGAGGCGTGTAGTAGACGGAGACGACCGTCGAACGTCCTCGAAAAACGACATTACATCCGTATCGTGCGTAGTCGTACAGACAACGCAATCAGCCATCTCGAGTATTTCGTCGGAGATGGGAGTCGTTGCGGTTTCGACGAGGACGTTCGACCGCTCTCGAAGCGTCGTTATCACTCTCTCGTCGTCAGCCGGGGGTACGAAGAGGATACGAACTGCTTCAATCATTGTTTTTCTTCGCTGAAGGGATACCTTGTACGACCGGCGATACTACCTTATTCTTCCGATTCCAGGCAGTTACCGCAGGGTCGATGTTTGACGGCCAATCCGACCAATCTATCTGTACACCCTTCTATGAGCGAAATTTGTAGCCGGACTACCTTAAACCCAGAAATCTATTTCAGATGGTTTCAGATCGTTTCAAACTCCATCAATGTACGGCAGTCAGCTTCTATCGCGGATATCTCGAAGCTGAATTTTGAATTTCATATCTCTGTGACGTATAGGTGTACCGCCTGTCGTCAACCGACAACGGCATACCTCTCTGTAATCTGAATAGAATGGATTCTCCAATTATCATTCGAATCACGACCCCTCGCTTTTTATCCACTTCGTGATTTTCAACCGGTCGCTCGATTCGTTCCTGGCGGATCCACTCTCCCCCGGTACCAAACCACTTCCCATTACGAATCTAAGCGGATGTGATGTCGATCTCCGGGAAATCGCATGACGGCGTTGACTTTTCCCTATTTAAACTCTATTTCGATATACTAATTCCCTCGCGGTGGTCTCGCGCTGTTGCTGTCTTCGTCAGCCATCAAAATTTTTCCAGTCAACCCGGCGTCGGTTTGCTAGCGATGGGATGCGGTCGCTCTCGTGTTTACTACGGTGAGAATTCGGTACCGATAGCTATCGCTCGCGCCTCGTCCAGTTCTCCGATACTTCTATGTAGGAATTAGTCGGCGTGAGGGGCGACCGTTTCGGTCTCCTCGCTCATCATACTCGTCGTGAGATCGTTTGCCAGTTTGAGCACTGCTTCTCGGTGGTCGTTTTTCGAATGGTGAATAGAAGTTGGCCGCGTCGTTTGTTCGTCGTATGCCGAGAGGTCGAAAGTAGAATCGGTCTGTGTCTCAAACCGGTTTCGTACTTCCGAAAGCAGTCCGTGCAGATGAATAAGCTCTTGTTTTTTCATCCCGACGACAACTAATGACCGAACCCCTATAGTATTTCCTTGAGACATCCTCGCATACGATGACGTGCGGAATCGGACGGAGCATTTCGTCTCCGTTTTTACCCGCCGAATACTGATTGTGAAAAAGAAAAACTCGGTAGCAGTTTTTTTGCGTTATCGGTGAGCGCCCTGAACCCTGACTGTCTCGGATTCGGTTGTTCGACGGACGGTTCTGGGAGCGACCCAACTGGGGCTATCCGAGGGCGGATCATTCGTCGAGAGGGGGACTGGTGTTTTCCTCGGTTGCGGTCACGCTTTCACCCGCTAAATTCTTCGTACGACACCGACTCCTCTTCGAGGATCGGCTTCGTCTTCGGAACCTCTCCGTCCGGTGGCATACTGCCGTCGGCAGGGCCGCCCGGTTTTCCGACAATGATGCGTCCGACCATTCCGAGCGGCTTGTGAGGAATACAGTAGTAATCGTGCGTTCCGACGGCGTTGAACGTGTGTTCGTACGATTCGCCTTTTTGGAGAACTTTGCTTCCCCACGCGGGGGCATCCTCGGGAATCCGAGTGGTTTCGGCGTAGATGTTGTCTGGGTGGTAGGCCGACGCCGAGTGGTTGCCACTCTTCACGACGAACGTCACGCTATCGCCCGGTTTGAGATACAACCCGATCGGGTCGAAGTACGACCCGTTTCCATCGGTTTTCATCTCTACCGTGGTCGTTCCGCCTTCTGGACCGGACGTCGGCGTCGCAATCTCGTCGTCCCCGTTGAGCGTCGAACAGCCACCGAGCGCCGCGACGCCGACTGTGGCGACGAACTGTCGTCGATTCATACCGATTGAATTTCGAGTGTATAATAAGTGGGTTCCGATGTGGCCAGTGCGCCAGTCGCCCGTCTGCCGTTCATTCTTCCGCCGCTCATCTTTCCGCCGATAACCCGTCTGCCGCTCTTTTTATGCTCATACCGACCGAAGTGCTAACGGGATGTTGGGACAAACAGGGCGATTCTGGGTGGGTGCGGCTCTGTTCCTGATCGGTGCCGTGCTCCTCTTCGAGAATTTCGTTCCCGGCGTGAACGCACCGCTGATACTGGTCGCGATCGGGGTGTTGGTACTCGCCGTCGGAACGCTCATCATCGCTGTTGCACGCCGACAGCGCCCCGTCTGAACTCGGTGCATGGTCGCTGTGCTGTCGCCACCGGTAGGTAGTGGCTTCGTTGGCACGTCGCCCCCGTCGTCGAACTGCGCTTATCGTACGCGTCAAGCACTTCCCACGTCCCGTCAAAACTGTCCATCCTCTCAAAACCATCAAAACCATCAAAACCATCAAAATCATCTATCCTGTCCACTTGTTACCATGCCTCCTATTCCACTCGTTACCACTCCCACTCGACCTAACTGAACTAGCAGAACTGTAACAATCGACAAAACAATCATAGCTGTCCAAACTATCAAAACCGCCCGCCCCCTCCAGATACGCCCGTTTCTCTTCGCCAGTTTGTATAGCAAAACTAGTTTTGATAGTTCTGATGGTTTGGATCCTGTGGCTATATGCTATTTTTAGCGTCTGTAACGTCGTTTTATAGGTTTATTTGTGAACGTCTGACGCGGTTTTATGTTGTTTGGACGGTTTTGCGGTTTTGTATGTCCGACACAGCCAAAATTGCCGTCTCGAACCAGAAAGGCGGGGTCGGGAAGACGACTGTGGCGATCAACGTCGCGGGAGCGTTGAATCAGCGAGGGCACGACGTGCTCTTCGTCGACCTCGACCCACAGGGGAACGCCACTGAAGGGCTCGGATTGGAGGCCGAGTACGAGGCACAACCCCCGACCCTGTTCGATGCGCTGACCGACCACGAGGAACGCGAGGACGTCGATTCGCTCATCGTCTCCCACGAGGAGATGGACGTGCTTCCGAGCAACATCGACATGACCAGCGTCGAGCCGGAACTCACCATGGCGATGCGTGGTCGGGAACGGCTGACGCAGGTCCTCGATGCGCTCGATGCTGACTACGACGTCATCATCATCGACTGCCCGCCGTATCTCGGAAACCTCACCGATAACGCCCTGCTCGCCGCCGGAAACGTTCTCATTCCGGCGCTCGCGGAGTCGACGAGCAAGCGCGCGTTGGAAATCCTGTTCGACCAGATGGAAGTCCTCGAAGCGGAGTACGACACGCAGATTCGTGACCTCGGACTCGTCGCCAACCGCGTCGAGACGACCAACGAAGCGGACGCGATGCTCACGTGGTTCGACGAGGTGTTCACCGACATCCCCGTCTGGGAGGTCAGAAAACGGGTGACGCTCCAACGTGCGTTCTCGGCCGGTTGTTCTCTGTTCGAAGTCGAGGAGGAGTGTGATATGACCGCCGTGTTCCTCACTATCGCCGAGGACCTCGAACGGCAGTTCGGATCGATGGAGATGTCCGCATGAGCGACGAGAGCCGCGCCGACCGTCTCCGTCGCCGTCGCGCGCAGCGTGACAAACAGTCCGCGGCGTCCGAATCCACCGAACCGGCCGACTCGGTGTCGGGAGGTGAAACGGGTGTGGCGTCCGACCCGTCGGAAACCGACGATGAAACCGACGACGCCGATTCCACCGCGTCTGAGAGCGTCAAGGAAACTCGCGTCGGGACCTACATGTATCTCCCCGAAGAGCAGCGCTCCGAGCTGAACTTCCGCTACAAGGAGCTTAATCTCGCCTACGAACGAGCGGTCGGCGAGGAACTGGAGAAAAATCGCCACTTCTATCCACTGGTCGTTCAGGCCGGTCTCGAGGCGCTCGACGGTATCGACGGCGAGGCGATTCGGGAGCGCCTGGACCGTTTCGAGTGAATTAGGAATCTCCGCGTTGAACGCCGTCGCTTTTCGGTTCGGGAAACGGTCGAGGACCGTGAGAAGCAGCGTCGCTACTGTTCGAGGAGCGCTCGAATCTCTTCCTCGCGTTCATCGTTCGTGATGAACTTCCGGAACCGCCACTCGAACGAGTCGAGCAGGACCGCGATTCCGTCGTCGGTGATGGCGTACTCGTTCGTTCGCTTGTCCAGTTCGCTCTTCTCGACCAGTCCACGCTCGATGAGCGTGTCGAGGTTGGGGTACAAGCGACCGTGGTTTACCTCCTCGTCGTAGTAATCTTCGAGCTCGCGCTTGATGGCGAGACCGTATCGAGATTCCTCCGAGAGTACTATCAGGACGTTCTGTTGGAACGCGGTGAGGTCGCGCGCGGTTTCCACGTTACTAACGGTTTCTGCCTCTGACATGGTAGTATGGTGTGATATTCATTGACAGAGGATATAAAACTTCCTACTCCAAGCAATATTTATGAATTCTATTATAAATATTATATAACAGCAATCCTCTGGCCAAAGATAATTGTGTTATTCTGGCTGTTATTTGGGGCGATAGTTAATCGGATTGAACTCTCCCGTAACTCTCAATGCTTGCTTTTTGGCCGTTAGATAAGTACCTGTCGGAAAGAGTGTGACGAAATAATACAATACTATTCGATTGTTGGCTTGTTGTCATTCGACTGCCTCTAACTGCTCTCCATCAGTCTTGGGCGGCGTCGATCGATGCAATTCGGCTTCGACTTCTTTGAGCGTGGATTCGGCCTCGTCTATCGGCTCGTCTAACAGGTCTAACTGTATCTGTAGGTCACAGTCACGGCAGTACGCATCGCCCACGATTCCCTTCTCGTCGTCCTGCCAGATATCGACACGAAATCGTCGATTGGTACACTCCGCCGATGGACATTCGACCTCCCCAGAATTTAACATCGATTCGAGATTGTCCTCGACGAGTTCAATAATATCAATCATAATGCCGAATCAGTCACCGAAATGCTTAAACTTGCTTGCAAATATCGCGTATGATAATCGATTCTGACATCCTCTATATCTGCAACGGTGTCGGAAAACACGCCTATCATATAATTTAGCTGGTGTATAACAAAATAGATACCACTCTTCGTCTCCGGTACGCCCAAGACGGGCGTCCCATGTGCGTTACGGTAACCGACTCGCTCGGCGTTGCCGGAGGCGATGGCCGTGGGCTGGCATCCCACCTTGTGTCTCCATCCTCCTACGAAAGTTCTCCTTCCGGGCGGGCGTTTCCGTTCGCTTTCGATGAAATGTTCTGATGTCCTTCAGCACGTTCTACTCGTCGGTATCTTTCGTCTCGGCGAACAGCGACGGAGTGAACCTCCGTCCCGATTCGCATGGAAATATCCAACAATGTGTTCTCCCCCAGCAGCCACGCCCGAGGGAGAGGGAGAATGCCAGACGTTCACACAACTCCTATCGTCTCGCGTCCGATGTCCAAACGGCGTCACGTGATATTCGAGTCAAGTAGATTCAACCGGAATCCACTGTCCGATGACGGACGCGTCTACGCTCGTCGAATTCCCTGAGATCCGACGGCGCCAACCGGTCTCGCGACTAGTCGAAGACGCCGACCGTGTGTAAAAATTCGGCTGGATGTGTGAAGTGCTTAAACGCCTAGTGGATACCGAGGGCTTCGATCTGCTCTTGGTACCGGTTTCGGATGGTGACTTCCGTCACCTGTGCGACGTCAGCAACCTCTCGTTGGGTCTTTTTCTCGTTACACAGAAGCGAGGCGGCATAAATCGCGGCGGCGGCGTAACCGGTCGGCGATTTCCCGGAGAGAAGCCCCTGTTCCGCGGTCGTATCGATAATCTCGTTCGCTTTGGACTGCACTTCTTCACTGACACCGAGGTCGGAACAGAATCGAGGAACGTACTGCTTCGGGTCGACCGGCTTCATTTCGAGGCCGAGTTCTTGGGAGATGTATCGATATGTTCGACCGATCTCCTTCTGATCCACCCGTGAGACCTCCGCGACTTCTTCGAGGCTTCGTGGGATACCCTCCTGCCGACAGGCGGCGTACAGCGTGCTCGTTGCGACGCCTTCGATGGAGCGTCCGCGAATCAGGTCTTCGGCCAATGCACGTCGGTAGATGACCGACGCGACTTCGCGTACCGACCGTGGGACACCCAGCGCGGATGCCATCCGGTCGATTTCGGAGAGCGCGAACTGCAGGTTGCGCTCGCCCGCGTCCTTCGTCCGAATGCGCTCTTGCCACTTGCGCAGTCGGTGCATCTGACTTCGTTTTTCCGACGACAGCGACCGACCGTACGCGTCCTGGTTCTTCCAGTCGATGGTCGTGGTCAGTCCTTTGTCGTGCATCGTCTGCGTGGTTGGCGCTCCCACGCGCGACTTGCTCTGGCGCTCGCTATGGTTGAACGCGCGCCACTCGGGCCCGCGGTCGACGTGATCTTCTTCGACGACCAGTCCACAGTCGTCACAGACGAGTTCGGACTGGTCCGCACTGTTAACGAGGTTTTTCGACCCGCACTCGGGACATCCCGTGACCCCCTCCTCCTCCTCGGTTTCGGTTTGCTCCGCGCGGCGCTCCCGTTGGCGAGTGGACCGTTTCATCAACGTTCTATACTCAATGCAAACATTTAAATCCCCGGATGGTACCTCATGCGTGTCTTTCAGCTACCATAGATATCCTCATCCTGAAAACACGTAGACCGCGGCGTGGTCCGGTTAACGTCTCTATTATCTGTACTGCCGATGGCCTAATTTAGCTCTCACGTGGACTTCGCCAAGCGCGAGATTTCGACCATCGTATCGTTGCTGTCGGGGTTCGAATCTCGGAAGGTCCAGGAGCGGTCGAACGTCATCCCTTCGTCTTGTCCTTTCATCAGCAGCTCGTCGAGCGCGAGTTTGAAATCGGCGGCCGTCGCCTCCTCGGATACGGATGGTTGACTCGGCGTCGGCTCGGCTAGTTCGGGTCGCGGGGCGAGGCTCGTTATCTCCACCATCACGTCGTCGTGTTTCTCGTGGCGGAAGGTCCACGAGCGGTCGAGTTCTACGTCGTTGTCTCGTGCCGTGGAGACGAGGACTTCGAGGGTTCGCTCGAACTCCTCTGGAGAGGCTGCCCAGGCGGGTATGTGGTTTGCCTGGCTCATTTCGATTTCTCCTACGCACATACCCTACATAAACTCGGAATGCCGTCCCGTCTAGTTTCGGTCCTTCTCACCGTTTGAAACAGTTCGAAACGGTCTGGGAGCGCGTCACCGGTTTATTATCGCTCCTGATTTTGATGGTGAATGTCATGAGTGCGAGGGAGAAACTCTCGATCCAATCCGACGGACGGGTTTCCGTCGACGAGTCACCCGTCGAAAACGAGCTATCGACTGATGACGTGTTCCACCTGCTACAGAGTCAGCGACGCCGCGCTGCGATTCGCTATCTCTGGGATACGGACGGACCGGTCGAGATGCGCGACCTCGCGGAGCAGGTCGCCGCGTGGGAAAACGATACGACCGTCCACGCGCTCACCTCGGACGAACGTCAGCGAGCGTACATCCCGTTGTACCAATCTCACCTCCCGAAACTCGACGAAGAAGGGGTCATCGACTACGACAAAAACCGGGGTATCGTGAAGAAAACTCCCCTCGTGTCACAGTTAGAACGCTACCTCGATGCCGGCCGCGGCCCCGACATCGAACCCGAGGATGAGGAGCGTCGATGGAATGCGTACTATCTGACCGTTTCCCTCTTCGGGTCGGTTCTGTTCATCGGTGCCGCTTTTCGATTTCCGCTTTTGTCCCTCGTTCCCAGTCTCGCTGCTGTGACTTTCGTTCTCGCCGCGTTTTGGTCCGTTTCGGTTACTCACTCGCTTTCCGTGTGATTCCTACCCGTGGTTACCGTGATTTATCCAGGCAGTTCTCGCAGATATCTACGCTCGCTTGGAGATAGGTTCCCTTTTCCTCCAACTCCATTTCGATGCGTGTTACTGGGACGTAATCCTTACAGTACGCGCAACGTTCGATAGCGTCCACCCGGTTTGATATGTCGTGGTTTCTCGGCATAGTGTGCGTTTCCCGTCTCTACCCGACGGCCATCAGATGGAGTATGAAAAGGAACCCCCCAAAAGGTATGCGTTAGTATTTCCGTGTTTTAAGTACAAACGACCTGTAAGGGGGGAAAAGGGGTCGGTCGTTAGTCCGCGAGTTCGGCGCTTTCTTTCTCGCTGACGTACTTCGATTCCCATTCACGACGCGCTTCGATCTCCCGCTGTCCGCGCCGGGTGAGGGTGTAGTAGTTGGTTCGACGGTCCACTTGCCCCTTCTCGACCAATCCTTTGTCGACCAACGTATCGAGGTTCGGGTAGAGCCGGCCGTGGTGGATGTCCTTCTCGTAGTAATCTTCGAGCTCTTCTTTGATGGCGAGTCCGTGTGGTTCGGTCAACCCGTTGATGACGTACAACAGGTCTCGCTGGAAGCCAGTCAGGTCGTACATGTTCGGCTCGATGTTATGTCTACAGGGTATTAGTTAAGTGCATGATAATGCCCTCCTCAGGCGATGAAAAACGGATTAAACGGTTCGTTTGAAACTAGACAATTCTACCATCATTACAAAGTTTCATCATAATAGCCGCGTTCGTGTAATCCGTCACGAACTATCCGTTTACCCTCGGCCAAAGATAATATATGCGACGAGTCATCACGTGGCTACAATATGAAGAAACAGGAGCTGATCCACGTTCACGGCTTACTCGCGGCGGTTCGAAACCAGTACGAGGAGCGGAGTGGACGAACGGTAGACCTATCCGAGTACGAGCAAACTGGGGTAAAACCGACATCGATACATCATTCGAAAACCGCCCATCAGGAGGCCATCTTCGCACTCGTTGACTGCCTCACTGACACGATGGCGGCGGAAGAAAAACAGCTAACATCACACGCTGACTGATCGGTGCCATACTGGTTCGGTGCGTCGTCGTTTCGGTCCCGTCTATCCTTCGCGCGCCGTCCACCCCGACATGAATTGGGCGAGCGTTACGAACGAAAACATGGCGATGATGATGGCGCCGATAGCGACGCTCGGGAGCGTGGCGAGGACGGGGATGCCAAGGACAGCACCGGCGAGGACGATGGTGCTGAACGTCGAAACGCCGAGGTAGTAAAATTCCCACGGTGGTTCTCGACCGATCTCCTCGTGGTCGGTTTCCTCCGCTTCGACGGAGAGATACCGGTCGAGTTGGTCCGCAAGTTTCGTCCGTTTGACCGTCCCGCGGCTCTGGTCGTAGTCGATGATTCCTTCCTCGTCGAGTTTCGGCAGGTGTGACTGATAAAGTGGAATGTACACGCGCTGGCGTTCGTCCGAGGTGAGCGCCTGCACGGTCGTGTCGTTCTCCCACGCGGCGACCTGCTCCGCGAGGTCGCGCATCTCGACCGTCCCGTCGCGTCCCTTGAGATACCGTAGTACGTGACGCCGACGAGGCGTTTGAAGGAGGTGGAAGATTTTATCCTTTGAGAGCTCAGTCTCGGCACTTACTTCCGGAACGGTATGCGTTCCTCCATCATTGGTGTGAACTTCTGTAGCGCTCATGACGGCTGAATTATCGCTAGAATAGGTAATAAACCAATAATGCGCTCCCAATTTGTTGCGAACGGTTGTGATGGCTTGTTATGCCGCTTAGCACACCTATAAGTTGTGTGGTCGTATTACTTGTCATTTATACTAAAATTACGTGAACTAACATGTGTGGGAGTGTCACTATCCTCGACACTACCGCTAGAAAACACCGCTCTCTGGCCTTGTACGGGTGGTTTTACGACAGTGGTTGGTTCCTTCTATGACCCGTCTGTCCGCACTTGTCGGACCGTATTGTCCAATTACTGGCCGTACTATCTCTCGATTGGTCTATATTGTCGTACGAGATGTCTGCTGAAACAATTGTGGACGATGTTCCTCTCTTGCCCTCTCGTCTGTTAATTCCAACATTAAAATTATGAAATTTAAAGATTCGATTAATCGCCCTATAGTAAACAGGGAACGAGACGTAGAAAGATACGCCCAGCGCGGAGGCGGGGTCTTACAATATCCGGCCGCGAGGGTCGTTAGCGCTCATGACTCCAATACCCCTCGTGCTCAGTTCTCTATCCACGAGCGGCGTCGAACGGCGTCCTGTCTTGCCCTTCGACGACCCACGTAATCGGTGGTCGGTGTGACATCCCGGTTGAATCTTAGCCCATGTTCGATTCCCGAAAGTTTAATGTGACGTAATGAAATACCACAACCGAGTTCGGGTTCCTCGACAATGGCACATGGCGCATCTAACTCCGATGGCCCTCTCAACGAACCGGACGGCTCGTCGAAGGGCGCTGCACAGGACGATTCCGCTCTTTCCGCTCCACCGAGAACTCTCTTTGCCGAAATTTTTGTCTCACATGGGCGTCTCATTCTCGTTCCGACGATAGAATCGTCCCCTGAAGTGACCATTCAGATGGAAGAAACGCCGATGGCCGACGGCTCGCTTTTGTTCGTTTCCGTCGTCGGGGACGATTTTTCCCCGTTCGAGCGATCGCTCGAGACGGATGCGACCGTCCGTGCGGCGACACTTTTCTCCGCCGCCGCCGACCGGCGCGTGTATCGGATTCGGCCCGAATCGGATGTCGTTCCGTTCCTCCCTACCGCCGCCGACCTCGGTATTCGCGTCCTCGACGTAAAGAGCGGCACCGGTGGTTGGGTAATCCGTATCCAGATGCTCTCGCGTGAACCGCTCATCCAACTCCGGGAAGCGTGTCTGGAGCACGGGATCACGTTCCGTGTGCGGCAACTATTCGATGCGGACCCGAACACGGACCCTGACGGCGCTCGGCTGACCGGTCGCCAGCGCGACACGGTTCTCACCGCGTATCAATCGGGCTACTACGACGTGCCCCGTGGTATCTCACAGGGCGAACTCGCCGAGGAACTCGACGTCTCTACGTCGGCGATTTCGCAACAACTTCGGCGTGCAACCCGGCAGCTTATCGCCAGTACGTTTGCCGTCGAACAGGATTAGGCTTCGAACGGGGATTTCGACGCTTCCGGTTCGGACCCGTTGAGGAAGACGAGATTCCCGCGTCCGATTTGTACCCGTGTTATCTCGTCGTTTTCCTCCATCTTCGAGAGTTTTCTGCTCACGGTCGATTTCGACCACGAGGTTTCGGTCGTGATATCCGCCTGCTTCATCCGGCCGCCGTACTGGATGAGGAGCGACCGAATTCTCTCTTCGTCGGTGAGCATCTCCTCGTCGGCCAGATTTCCGACCGGCGGCTGTTCTGGTTCCCGTCTTTGTTCCGTTTGTTGGGGTGATTCTTCCGTGGTGGTTGCCACGGTCGTTTCCCCTTTCTCATCTTCCGGTTTCTTTCGCTCGAACAGCCCGGACAGGACGGAACGGATGGAAGAAAGCGGTCCGTCGCTCGGCTTGTCGTTCGATTCGGCGGACTCTTCGGTTTCGTTCGATTCGCTCGCCTCGTCGTCCGGAGAGTAGGCTGGAGTGGTCGTCCACTCGGCACCGTTGTCGGAAATCTCGACGACGACATCGAACAGCGTTTTCAGGGTATTCGTCGTCTCGGGGTCGTGAATGTCGGGGTCCATCTGGAAATAGCCGATGCCCCCCGCGGCCTGTATTCGGTGAGTGAGTATGTGGAGATATCGGAATGCGGTATCGAAATCGACGTATTCGAGGAGGACGGTCAGCGTCTGTACCGAGACGACCGGCTGCGTTTCCCCGTTCGACCACTCCTTCAGTCGGTCGCTCAACGGGACGATTATCTCCATCGGGTCGGTCGGATCGACGACCTCCGTCGTCACGGTGTTGGACGTCTGTTCGTCGTACGTTTCGGACTGTGCCATCCCGCTCGCGTGGATGAAACGAACCTCTCGCGGTGATCTGCCCACGCTCCGTTCCCAGTCCCCGAGCCACTGTCCCGGTGGTTGCGTGTAGGTGACGGCCGCGAGACTGACGTTTTCGGGTCGCG
This is a stretch of genomic DNA from Haladaptatus paucihalophilus DX253. It encodes these proteins:
- a CDS encoding bacterio-opsin activator domain-containing protein produces the protein MTVDIAQSDLDYSAAIVARYDSEQGALRPVAWEGVSEPDERLFDTDGGLGWRAFLEGERRTEYSNDEANDTRQIAFPLGRHGALIVAEETQTDANRTKATLVEMVISNAETAFTRLDREWELTTQEAALSETETALERTQRREAVIRDILVALVEADTRSDIEYDVCKRLTNSSPYRFAWIGEYDATTDELTGRTWVGDEQTFLDELSETNSETAQTTAWRAVRTREPAIDDDLLGNPPYETWRQEALKRGYRAAVSVPLIYGGSVYGVLTVYTGNPDVFNDAEQALLEDIGKGAGYAINAVESKKALVSDSAVELEFRVCDPQFTLIKFVQMADCRFEFESVIRETDDTLRLFFTTEGTTPESVVSFSDQSLVINDIRHVTGDDERDLFECTITGSNVISLLLDHGAVPKAATAEGSEARLTVELPQTADVRRFVETFQNHYDNTELIARRKRNRPVQTEQDFRAQLRHRLTDRQSEALETAYWSGFFEWPRESTGQEIAESLGVSQPTFNRHLRASERNLLTALFEDR
- a CDS encoding UPF0058 family protein — translated: MKKQELIHLHGLLSEVRNRFETQTDSTFDLSAYDEQTTRPTSIHHSKNDHREAVLKLANDLTTSMMSEETETVAPHAD
- a CDS encoding plastocyanin/azurin family copper-binding protein codes for the protein MNRRQFVATVGVAALGGCSTLNGDDEIATPTSGPEGGTTTVEMKTDGNGSYFDPIGLYLKPGDSVTFVVKSGNHSASAYHPDNIYAETTRIPEDAPAWGSKVLQKGESYEHTFNAVGTHDYYCIPHKPLGMVGRIIVGKPGGPADGSMPPDGEVPKTKPILEEESVSYEEFSG
- a CDS encoding ParA family protein, producing MSDTAKIAVSNQKGGVGKTTVAINVAGALNQRGHDVLFVDLDPQGNATEGLGLEAEYEAQPPTLFDALTDHEEREDVDSLIVSHEEMDVLPSNIDMTSVEPELTMAMRGRERLTQVLDALDADYDVIIIDCPPYLGNLTDNALLAAGNVLIPALAESTSKRALEILFDQMEVLEAEYDTQIRDLGLVANRVETTNEADAMLTWFDEVFTDIPVWEVRKRVTLQRAFSAGCSLFEVEEECDMTAVFLTIAEDLERQFGSMEMSA
- a CDS encoding PadR family transcriptional regulator: MSEAETVSNVETARDLTAFQQNVLIVLSEESRYGLAIKRELEDYYDEEVNHGRLYPNLDTLIERGLVEKSELDKRTNEYAITDDGIAVLLDSFEWRFRKFITNDEREEEIRALLEQ
- a CDS encoding transcription initiation factor IIB; its protein translation is MKRSTRQRERRAEQTETEEEEGVTGCPECGSKNLVNSADQSELVCDDCGLVVEEDHVDRGPEWRAFNHSERQSKSRVGAPTTQTMHDKGLTTTIDWKNQDAYGRSLSSEKRSQMHRLRKWQERIRTKDAGERNLQFALSEIDRMASALGVPRSVREVASVIYRRALAEDLIRGRSIEGVATSTLYAACRQEGIPRSLEEVAEVSRVDQKEIGRTYRYISQELGLEMKPVDPKQYVPRFCSDLGVSEEVQSKANEIIDTTAEQGLLSGKSPTGYAAAAIYAASLLCNEKKTQREVADVAQVTEVTIRNRYQEQIEALGIH
- a CDS encoding DUF7344 domain-containing protein produces the protein MSAREKLSIQSDGRVSVDESPVENELSTDDVFHLLQSQRRRAAIRYLWDTDGPVEMRDLAEQVAAWENDTTVHALTSDERQRAYIPLYQSHLPKLDEEGVIDYDKNRGIVKKTPLVSQLERYLDAGRGPDIEPEDEERRWNAYYLTVSLFGSVLFIGAAFRFPLLSLVPSLAAVTFVLAAFWSVSVTHSLSV
- a CDS encoding PadR family transcriptional regulator, with product MYDLTGFQRDLLYVINGLTEPHGLAIKEELEDYYEKDIHHGRLYPNLDTLVDKGLVEKGQVDRRTNYYTLTRRGQREIEARREWESKYVSEKESAELAD
- a CDS encoding UPF0058 family protein → MKKQELIHVHGLLAAVRNQYEERSGRTVDLSEYEQTGVKPTSIHHSKTAHQEAIFALVDCLTDTMAAEEKQLTSHAD
- a CDS encoding DUF7344 domain-containing protein; protein product: MSATEVHTNDGGTHTVPEVSAETELSKDKIFHLLQTPRRRHVLRYLKGRDGTVEMRDLAEQVAAWENDTTVQALTSDERQRVYIPLYQSHLPKLDEEGIIDYDQSRGTVKRTKLADQLDRYLSVEAEETDHEEIGREPPWEFYYLGVSTFSTIVLAGAVLGIPVLATLPSVAIGAIIIAMFSFVTLAQFMSGWTAREG